GTGTTAGGGGCCTTGAACTACTCCAGAGGTACGATGCGGCCAAGACCTTGGAGATCCTAACCTCCAACGACCCCCTCAGGGAGAGGAGGCAGGTGGGTATAGTAGACTCTGGAGGTAATGCAGTGGCCTTCACTGGTAAGGAATGCTACCCATATGCAGGCCATATAGTGGGTAATGGCTTCACAGTGCAGGGTAATATACTGGCTGGTGAGGAAGTCCTGGAGGCCATGGCGAGGGAAGCTGAGGGTAGGGGGAGGATTTACGAGAAGATTCTAAGGGCCCTTAAGAGTGGTGAGGCCAAGGGTGGTGATAGGAGGGGTAGGCAAGGTGCGGCAATCATCATAGTCAAGAAGCCCGTGGTCTCAACTGGGAGGGAGTTCGACCCACTTGCGGTTGGCAAGTACATGGACCTGAGGGTGGACGATAACCCAGATCCGTTGAGGGAACTGGAGCGAATGGTGGATACCTGGGTGGCCATGTTCATGGATGAGGAGATGGTTAACGTTGAGGATTATAGGAATGAGGTAAATGAAGCCTTAAGAAGGCTAGGCTACGGTGACTTAAAGACTTGGGTAGAGTTAAACAACTTCGAGGCCAAGTTCACAGGAGATAAGATAGGAAGGAGCGTCTTAAGGGTACTACTTAGGCAGGCGGGCATGGAGTAATAATGAACGTATTTTGAGTCTAAGGTGTGAAGCATCTAAGGGGCGTGGGGTAAGGATTAAGCAGAAGCATACATGAAGACACTTTCGTTGGCAGGTTGGGTTTTTAAGTCCTAGGTAGTTCCGCATACATATCCCGAGTCCCTGGGATCCATGGATAGGGGACTATCCGTGGTGCGGGATAAGGGTAATGGGCTTAAGGTCAAGCCTATGGTCTACCACTGGACGAGCAGAGCAATGAAGCAATGAGAATGAAGACGACAAATCGCCCAAAGAAAAACCCCACCCTCCAGGACAGGGAGGAGGTCATATGCTCTTCGAGACGGGCTTAATACTTATTCCTGAACCAATATTCATGGTTATACTCTCACCTATTAGTGGTAGGCTCTCTGATATTTATGGTTCAAGGGAAGTAACTGCATTAGGCATGGGGCTTATAGGCTTAGCATTCATAATGCTTCTCATACTTAACCTAAGGAACGCAATTAATATTTACTAGCCTTAGCAGTATTAGGCTTCGGCTTTTTCTCAACACCAAACACAAACTCCGTAACGGGATCAATTAAGCGGGATAAATATGGTGCAGTGTCAGGTGTATTAGGTACCATGAGGTTTACTGGACAATTAATGAGCATAACCTTAGCCAGCGCAATACTAGCTAAGTATCTAGAGTAAATATAATGCATTATGCTTATTCACTGAAATCCCATTAACAACCACCGTGTATGGCTTATTCACCATGGATTAAAGGTAGTATTCACCATAGCGGCAGTATTAAGCTTCATAGGGACATACACATCCTTACTTCGTGAAAGGTAACCATTAATCCAGGGAAAGCAATATGACGGGGAACTAGTAAGGGCAGCTAGCTTATGTGTTAAGTAAGCATGAACTTAATACTTTAAACCAGGATTAACAAGAAGTTAATATGGGTTTAACCTACAGTAAAGTAAGGGGTGGTGTATCCTTCACTGTTGGGGAACTTAAGCTTGAGGTCACCTTTCCTGATGCTAAGGTAGCTAGGGTCCTCTACGCCCCTATGACTAAGGGTGAAAGGAAATCCCTTGTGGTAACTAGTAGCTCATACGTTGAGCCAAGTATTGAGGAGGGTAATGGAACCCTACGGTTAAGCACTGGGGAATTAATTATTGAGGTTAACCCTGATTATTCAATCTCATTCATGGATAGTAAAGGTAACTTAATGGCTAGGGAGGTTAGGAGGGAGGTTGGTGATAATGGGTTAGGTGGCCTTTGGAGTAACCAAGTGATAATAGCTAAGGGTAAGGGTTTCTATGGGCTTGGGCAGCACCAAGGCTTATTCAACTATAGGAATCATGAGGTTCACCTACTTCAAAGGAATCCCACTGAAACAGCATTACCGATACTAATATCTAACGTTGGCTACGGTTTAATGTGGGACCACTACAGCCTATCCAGGGTAAGGGTAGGTGAATTAACAAGCGATGAATCCAGGATAGAGTATTGGTCAGAGGACGTGGATGCAGTGGACTACTACTTCATACTGGGGCCAAGCATTGATAATGTGGTTTCAGGCTACAGGAGACTTACAGGTAAGGCCCCCATGTTACCTAAGTGGGCCTTCGGGTATTGGCAATCGAGGGAGAGGTATAGAACCCAGGATGAGGTAATCAGCATTGTTAAGGAGTTTAGAAGGAGGGGAATTCCCATTGATGTTATTGTCCAGGACTGGTTCTACTGGGGTAAGTATGGTTGGAACGCCATGAGGTTTGATGAGGAGAATTACCCGAATCCCACTGAAATGGCTAAGGAGGTTCATGGTTTAGGTACTAGGATTGTCATATCAATTTGGCCCATCTTCGGTCAAAAGACTGAAGTGTACAAGGCATTTAAGGATAAGGGTTACCTAATACCTGGCTCACTGAATTATGACCCATTCAACGAGGAGGCTAGGAGAGAGTATTGGAGACTTATAGCTGAAAACTTCGCCAAGGTGGGTATAGATGGGTGGTGGCTAGATGCCTCTGAACCTGAACTAGATAGGCCTAGGGATACGTCATCAGACAGGGGTACATGGTCCTTCTACACGGGTCTTCACGACTCCACCACAGCAATGGGTAGGGGCTCAATGTACCTTAACGCATACCCACTAATGCATACTAAGGCTGTTTACGAGGGACAGAGGGGAAGTATGAATAGGCGTGTAGTCATATTGACAAGGTCAGCCTTCCTGGGTCAGCAGAGGCACTCAGCAATAACCTGGTCTGGTGATGTGCACCATGACTGGGGTGTCCTAGCTGGGCAAATACCAGCAGGCCTGAACTTCAGCATATCCGGTATACCCTACTGGACCACCGACACAGGCGGCTTCTTCAGTGGTGACCCAGCAACACTAGCCTATGGTGAGGTTTTCACCAGGTGGTTCCAGTGGAGCACATTCTGCCCAGTAATGAGGGTTCATGGAACCTGGTACGCTAAGGAACCATGGATGTTCCCTGAACCCATATACAGTATACTTAAGCAGTATATTGAATTCAGGTATAGGCTACTCCCCTACATATACTCAGTGGCCTGGATGGTTACTGAAGGGGATTACACAATGATGAGGCCCCTTGTAATGGATTTCCAGGATGATGAAGTACTCAACATAGGTGACCAATACATGTTTGGCCCATTCATAATGGTAAGCCCAGTAACCGTACCTACTAAGAAACGTAGAGTCTACCTACCTGGAAGGGGGCAATGGTTCGACTTCTGGACTGGGAGGAGGTATGCAGGTGGCTCATACATTGACGTTGATGCGCCACTAGATAGGATACCGCTCCACGTTAAGGCTGGTTCAATACTACCCCTTGGTCCTGTTAAGTCCAATTCCAGCGAACAGGAGAACCCTATTGAAATCAGGGTTTACGATGGGGGCGACTCAGAGTTCAGGCTTTACTTCGATGATGGGGAGTCGTACAATTACGAGAAGGGTGAGTACTGCATAATCCCATTAAGGTGGCTCAGCAGTGAGGGTAAGTTAATCATAGGTGATGCATCAGGTAGTTACTGCAGTAGCATCAGCGGCATTCAGTTCAATGTTGTAATTGTTTCAGAGGGCCACGGCACCGGTGTATTACCTTCAAAGCCGGATTACTCAGTTAACTATAGTGGACGCACAGTTGAAGTTAAGGTTAAGTGAATGGTTAATTAAACTAAAAACATTTAATATACCGAAGCCTCTGTACCTGTGGCAACCGAGTATACCTCAGACTACGTGTACGAGTTAATTAATAAGCTTGATGAGGAGCTTAATGAATTAAGGAGCACTATTAGTTCATTAGCAAGCACAGTGAAGGATCTTGATAAGAGGTATGGGGAATTAGCGCAGAGGATTGATGCAATTGCTAATACGTTAAGTGGAGGTAGGGGTCAGTCTGATATGGGGAGCGTATTGAGGGAAATAGCCTACATAGAGACAACCCTACTGAATTATAGGGATCAACTTGGTAAGGTTAGGGATCAACTCAACGATATGCTTAATCAATTAAATAAAACAATGGGTGAACTAAGTGACGCAAGATCTATGATATTTGATGTCGTGAATAATTTAAGAAACCTACTCGCCAACTACCAGAGTAGGCTTGAGGAGTTGTCAATAACAATAACTGAATTATCAATAATGCTCAGCAGTAGGTTAAATGATCTTGAAAGGGAAATTAAGGCGATGAGGGAAACAACACTCTTAAGTAGGGGCAAGCAGTAGGAAGGGAAGGAAATGAGTACTGCAAGGGAGACCACACTTAAGGTTATTGAGTCAATATTCATGCTGACCTCAGAGGGTAATAGGATCTTTTCCCTCAACTCACTGAAGGTCATAATGCATGGTGACTACACTAAGGCACTTGATAAACTGATTGAAGAGGGTGTGGTGAGTAGGGTTAATGACAGGTACCTCAGAGTCACTGTACCTAGGCTTCAACTACTCATAATGATGGGTAGTGAATCAATTATCAGCCACATTAATGACTTATCCTGGAGTGAATTTGAGGAATTCATATCATTCATAATGAGGCAGGAAGGCTACGAAACCCTGAGGGGGGTTAGGTTAACGATGGGTAACGTAAGGGGTGAGTTCGACATAATAGGGTACAGGGGTAGTATTGTGATTGTTGTTGAGGCTAAGCATTGGTTAAGCATAAGTAACAGTGAGTTAGAGACCATTGTAAGCAAGCATATTAATAAGGTTAAGGCACTCGCGGATAATTGGAGTAAGTTTACTAGGAAAGTTAAATTAACGATAAGTGAAGCATCAATATATCCATTAATCGTAACCCTTAAGGCACCTCAACTGCAATCATACGGCAATGTACCCATAATCGCCTCACATCAATTACCAAGCTTCCTCGAGAACCTAGAGTCACTGAAGGATAATATCCTCTACTTTAAAGCAAGACAGGAAACACTAGGCGCTTAACTTACTTGCCCCTTAAGGTTATATAACCCAAGATATTTCCACGGTTATTATTAGTATCCTGGGATCAGTTTAATGAATCATTAATCCCACTTCTCAATGTTGACCCCTGCGAGGAATAGTTTAGTTATGAAGATATCTGATGGAACCATTAGTTGCATATTAAACTGCTACATTCACTAGTCCATTAATGCTTTCAGAAACCTTTTTACCTCAACACCAAATTAACGTATATGTCGTTTTTAAGGAAGAACTCATTAAGCTTTTTGAAGGAGGCGGAAAGAGACTTAAATGAAGGTGAATATAACTTAGCTATGTTTCACTTAGAGCAAGCGTTACAGTTGGCTTTGAAATATGCTTTGTATGAGAGGACCGGTACCTATGAGAGGACGCACAATGTTATTAAACTCCTTGACGACTTAGTAAGGATAACAAACAACGATAGATTAAGAGAATTACTTGATAGTGAAGCTAGTATATTAGACTTAATTCAACAGGCATATATTGGCGCCAGTTATTTACCGTTTGAATACAGTAAGAACTCTGTAATAGCTACTTTAAGACTTGTGAAGGTGGTATTAAATGAGCTTAGACTACTTTAAAGAAGAGTGGGAGAAGAGGATGAGCATGCTGAAAAACGCAAGGCAATACTTAAAGGTAATGAAGAAAGTATGTGTGAACGAAGTGTCATCAGAATGTAGGGTGGTACTTTTTGGCTCTGTGGCTAGAGGTGATTATAGGTTAGACAGTGATGTGGATGTATTGGTAATAGTCCCTAATGTTAAAGATGAATGGGATAGAAGTAGAATATCGGTAAAGCTGCATAAGGCAGTAAACGCATGGGATCCCTTCGAGATACATGTAGTAACTCCAGAAGAATATGAAAACTGGTACTTGAAGTTTATTGATGCATGGGAAGAGATAACTTAACGAGAATTGAGACCCCGTGACCCATCACCAAGTGTGTAAGATTAGTTACTCAGAAATAAGGCAATATACTTCAAGGGAACCTTACCTATTCAGGGTGGGGAGATAAAGTTAAGAAATAAGCAGTATTTCATCTCCTTAATGGTTTAATTGGTGGTATTGAATTTAGGTGCATTATTTCTTCGGGTATTGACTTAGACTTAGCGATCTCCCTGTATACGTATGCTGATGGTCTCCAGTACTGCTTCTTGGTGGTGTAGTCTACGTGGAGTAGACCAAACCTCATGCTGAAGCCTGAAGCCCACTCATAGTTATCAGTCAGTGACCAGTGTAGGTAACCCTTAACGTTAGCCCCATCTTGAATAGCCCTATACACTTGGTAAATGTGACTAACCAAGTAATATGGCCTCTGGTAGTCCGCTGAGTCGGCTATGCCATTCTCGGTAACGTATATTGGTAGGTGGTAGCGGTTCCAGTACTTCATTATTACATCATAGAGGCCCTCGGGATAGAATTCCCAACCAGTATCACTGCATGGCCTACCATCAGGGCTAACTGAATTTCTCTCGCAACTATACCCATATCCAGGTATGCCTACGTAGGATTTCTCACCAATAAGCTTAACCACTGTCCTAGAGTAATAATTAACACCTATCCAATCCAACCTACCCTTTAAGTCATCCCTAACATTCCCCATAAGCTCACCCTTAATTATTGCATCGAAGAAGATCCACCTTGAATCATACTCAGCCAACTCAACGGCCTTAGCGTCCCTATCCGTTAGCGGTGTGAAGGATGAGTTAGCGTATATTATGCCAATGGGCTTCTTGGAAATAGCCTTAACGGCATCATAGGCTCTGGCGTGGGCCTGTATTAAATTAACCATGGCTCTCCTTGAAAACTCAAGGTTAAGGTAACTTGGTGGGAAACCTGACTTAACCCACATGTAGCCGTTACTGTGAACAACATTGGGTTCATTCATTGTTGAGTACTCGTCAGCAAGATCATCGAACTTCCAGGCAACGTAAGCCGCAAACCTGGCAAAATTAATCACTGTCTTAACATCAAGCCAGCCAGTGGGGCCGCTTAAATCACCCCTCCTAATCCTGATTGGGTCATGAACCCAAAGGGGCAGTGGCCAATGATAGAAGTTCAGTATGAAGTATATCCCCTTAGCCTTAAGGTCACTGAACATTTCCCTATAATGCCTCACAGCCTCCTGGTTAGCTGCTTCATCAAGCCTCTTGAGGTCACCTTCATCAACATGAACCATTAACACATCGTTACCCTTAACCTCCACATTACCCTGAGGGGGATCAGGCATTGGCTTAGGGAATATCCTAGACCACTCAACACCAATCCTAGCCGCATCAAGCCCCATTTTAACAGCATTATCGTGAAACACCCTGTAGAGCCCCCAGTAGCCCGGCCCATACTCAGGTAAGTCACCACTAACTAGCCCTGACGCAATGTTCTCAGGATCATGAACCCACACGTACCAGTCAGTGTTAGGATCCTCACTACCAGGAGTACCCATCTCTGACTGGAATCCTGCCTGAGACCAACCGAACTTGAAGGATTTAGGGAATGAGATATTCATTAACTCAGTTACTCGTTGATCTATTTTAAAGTATTAAGGCTCCAGGTCTACTACTTCCACGTATATGCGGGTACTTTTAGCCATCTTCATTATCCTCACGCTTATTTACCGTTTCCTCAAGCTGAAAGCCAGAGAAGATTAGTGAATAAACTTACAATCACTATGTAACTTAGAGTGTAACTGCAGTGAACCAAAAGTACTACGATGGCTGAGCAGTCATTGGAAGGATGATTACTAAACATGGAGTCTCTGTCTATAGCTTAATAGTGTACTTATGGATAATCCACTCTAGTTGAACAGCCTCACCATTCTTAACAGGCCCATACTCAGTCCCAACCTCAAGGCCATTCAGGTAGTAGCTATTGATGTTGATTAACTTTCCGCTAACTATACTTAATGCTTTCTCAATGAATCCCCTTAATGGCAGTGAAACTGAGGCTGCCTTAAGTGGGTTAGCTAACCTGAGGGTTAGTATATTCCATTGCCCAGTATCACCAAACCAAACCTCCCACTTAGCATTCTCAGCAGCATTATTAACTAGTATTGGGGCCTCAATAGTACCTTCAGGTAACCCAGCAGGTCTCAGGTTGAAATGGTAGAGCCAAATCATGAACTCTAAGTCACCCCTGAATATTCCTGCTTGGTCACTACCTCTTGTTAGCCATAAGTCGAAGGAGAAGTTCATCCTTAATGAACCATGGTTAACAACCTCATATTCTAAGTTAATCCAAGCATTCGGTAGATCACCAGTAGTAAGCGGTAATGGTAACTTCTGATTAATCGCTGTTCTAACCCGCCCAAAAGGCTTGTAACCATATATAGTCTCTGGATAACCTAACACGCCTAGGTTAGGGTTCTTCATCTTAGCCTTGGTTAGATTAACAATTGTACGTAATCCTCCATTAATGCTCATGTCAACAGTACCACTGGTTCCGCTACATTCAGCATTCCAGTAATTGCCCTGTAACCCCAATAAACCAACATAGGCTGTGTAGTCCTTGCCGCATTCGTAAGTCCAAGTCCCGGTTGAGTTCACTGGAATTAGATTAATTTCGTTCACAATGCCTAATGCCTGAAGTCCCTTTATAAGCTGCACCCTAAAGCCTATTACGTAAGCCTGCATGGTCGTTAATACATTAGCTAGAGGGGTGCTTAAACCTACTTAACAGCATTAATGCATACGAAGCCGTATTTACCTGCGTTAGTGTAATCAGTAAAGTTGGGTGCCTCATAATATTCTCCTACACCTTTACTAAGGGTGGCCACATATGATGTTACCTTTAACCCAAGTCCTTTAAGTGTCTCTGTAACCCACTTGACGGTGAGGAACCTGGCCCTAGAGTAATATGGATGCCCCCTTGATCCAAGTTCACTATACTGCATCCCCCATGAACTCTCAAGGGGCACTATGCAGGCAATCAATCTACCATTATCCTTAAGCACCCTAGCGCCTTCCCTCAAGACAGCTTCAGGATCCTTAGCGAAGCATAGCGTAACCACTATTAGTACGTAGTCCATTGATGAGTCACGAATCGGTATTAATTCCCCAACTCCTGAGACAACAGCCCAGGTCCTATCCTTAGCAAGCTTAATCATTGCCAATGATGGTTCAAGGGCAATAGCGTTAATAAGCCTAGTGAAGAAGCCGCTGCCTGCACCAACATCGAGACCTATGCCATTTAACCCAAGGGCATTAATAGTGTCCTCCTCTGACTTAGCTAACAATGGGTGCTTACTGTACCATGAGTCATATTCGTTGGCTCTACTGTTAAAGAGGTCAATAGTGTACATGCCTATTTAGCCTAATGCAAGGATCTTTTATATGTTGCTTCCTTACTTAACCGGTGCGAAAGACTTATAAATTCCGATATCGGTAGTGTTATCGGTGACCAGAAACGTTAGGTCGCGTAATAGCAATAGGTGAGTGGACGATACTGCAGGAGTTAAGTAAGGGAAGAAGAAGGATAAGTGAGTTAAGGCAAGTCGCACCACTGTATGGTTCAGCACTTGACTTCGCAATAAGTGACCTGCTGGCATTTGGACTAGTTAGGAGGGTTACTGAAGGTGGGGAAGAGTACCTAGAGTTAACTGAACTGGGTAAGAACATGGTAACCGCACCCTGGCCATGGGGACCATGGGGTTGGAGAGGCCCAGGGCCTGGACCCTGGTGGCCTGGACCTTGGGGTAGGAGGCGTGGAGCGCCACCTTATTGGCCATGGTGAATTAGCCAACAGCCTTGATTAAATCATTTAAAATCTTTCTTATTTTTTCCTTATCCTCCTGGGGTATCTTATCCCAATTATCAATTATGTATCTGGCCGCGGATATGAATTCATCAATACTGAAAGGCGAGGGTGGTGGGGGTGGCGGATTAATGCCTCCCATTAACCCAATAGCCCTCCTCCCCTCCTCGGTGAGGGAGTAGTACTTCTTAACGC
This genomic stretch from Caldivirga sp. harbors:
- a CDS encoding DUF1028 domain-containing protein, with product MTFSIVIYDPNEEAWGIGVASRFLAVGAFVPWLRPGIGAIATQALANLEYGVRGLELLQRYDAAKTLEILTSNDPLRERRQVGIVDSGGNAVAFTGKECYPYAGHIVGNGFTVQGNILAGEEVLEAMAREAEGRGRIYEKILRALKSGEAKGGDRRGRQGAAIIIVKKPVVSTGREFDPLAVGKYMDLRVDDNPDPLRELERMVDTWVAMFMDEEMVNVEDYRNEVNEALRRLGYGDLKTWVELNNFEAKFTGDKIGRSVLRVLLRQAGME
- a CDS encoding TIM-barrel domain-containing protein — its product is MGLTYSKVRGGVSFTVGELKLEVTFPDAKVARVLYAPMTKGERKSLVVTSSSYVEPSIEEGNGTLRLSTGELIIEVNPDYSISFMDSKGNLMAREVRREVGDNGLGGLWSNQVIIAKGKGFYGLGQHQGLFNYRNHEVHLLQRNPTETALPILISNVGYGLMWDHYSLSRVRVGELTSDESRIEYWSEDVDAVDYYFILGPSIDNVVSGYRRLTGKAPMLPKWAFGYWQSRERYRTQDEVISIVKEFRRRGIPIDVIVQDWFYWGKYGWNAMRFDEENYPNPTEMAKEVHGLGTRIVISIWPIFGQKTEVYKAFKDKGYLIPGSLNYDPFNEEARREYWRLIAENFAKVGIDGWWLDASEPELDRPRDTSSDRGTWSFYTGLHDSTTAMGRGSMYLNAYPLMHTKAVYEGQRGSMNRRVVILTRSAFLGQQRHSAITWSGDVHHDWGVLAGQIPAGLNFSISGIPYWTTDTGGFFSGDPATLAYGEVFTRWFQWSTFCPVMRVHGTWYAKEPWMFPEPIYSILKQYIEFRYRLLPYIYSVAWMVTEGDYTMMRPLVMDFQDDEVLNIGDQYMFGPFIMVSPVTVPTKKRRVYLPGRGQWFDFWTGRRYAGGSYIDVDAPLDRIPLHVKAGSILPLGPVKSNSSEQENPIEIRVYDGGDSEFRLYFDDGESYNYEKGEYCIIPLRWLSSEGKLIIGDASGSYCSSISGIQFNVVIVSEGHGTGVLPSKPDYSVNYSGRTVEVKVK
- a CDS encoding restriction endonuclease; protein product: MSTARETTLKVIESIFMLTSEGNRIFSLNSLKVIMHGDYTKALDKLIEEGVVSRVNDRYLRVTVPRLQLLIMMGSESIISHINDLSWSEFEEFISFIMRQEGYETLRGVRLTMGNVRGEFDIIGYRGSIVIVVEAKHWLSISNSELETIVSKHINKVKALADNWSKFTRKVKLTISEASIYPLIVTLKAPQLQSYGNVPIIASHQLPSFLENLESLKDNILYFKARQETLGA
- a CDS encoding HEPN domain-containing protein, which produces MSFLRKNSLSFLKEAERDLNEGEYNLAMFHLEQALQLALKYALYERTGTYERTHNVIKLLDDLVRITNNDRLRELLDSEASILDLIQQAYIGASYLPFEYSKNSVIATLRLVKVVLNELRLL
- a CDS encoding nucleotidyltransferase domain-containing protein; translation: MSLDYFKEEWEKRMSMLKNARQYLKVMKKVCVNEVSSECRVVLFGSVARGDYRLDSDVDVLVIVPNVKDEWDRSRISVKLHKAVNAWDPFEIHVVTPEEYENWYLKFIDAWEEIT
- the bgaS gene encoding beta-galactosidase BgaS, producing MNISFPKSFKFGWSQAGFQSEMGTPGSEDPNTDWYVWVHDPENIASGLVSGDLPEYGPGYWGLYRVFHDNAVKMGLDAARIGVEWSRIFPKPMPDPPQGNVEVKGNDVLMVHVDEGDLKRLDEAANQEAVRHYREMFSDLKAKGIYFILNFYHWPLPLWVHDPIRIRRGDLSGPTGWLDVKTVINFARFAAYVAWKFDDLADEYSTMNEPNVVHSNGYMWVKSGFPPSYLNLEFSRRAMVNLIQAHARAYDAVKAISKKPIGIIYANSSFTPLTDRDAKAVELAEYDSRWIFFDAIIKGELMGNVRDDLKGRLDWIGVNYYSRTVVKLIGEKSYVGIPGYGYSCERNSVSPDGRPCSDTGWEFYPEGLYDVIMKYWNRYHLPIYVTENGIADSADYQRPYYLVSHIYQVYRAIQDGANVKGYLHWSLTDNYEWASGFSMRFGLLHVDYTTKKQYWRPSAYVYREIAKSKSIPEEIMHLNSIPPIKPLRR
- a CDS encoding class I SAM-dependent methyltransferase; protein product: MYTIDLFNSRANEYDSWYSKHPLLAKSEEDTINALGLNGIGLDVGAGSGFFTRLINAIALEPSLAMIKLAKDRTWAVVSGVGELIPIRDSSMDYVLIVVTLCFAKDPEAVLREGARVLKDNGRLIACIVPLESSWGMQYSELGSRGHPYYSRARFLTVKWVTETLKGLGLKVTSYVATLSKGVGEYYEAPNFTDYTNAGKYGFVCINAVK